The DNA segment TGGATGCAAATTGATGGTAAAGAAGTTGGATTTGGAACAGGTGCGGACATTATGGGAAATCCTCTAAATGCTTTAGTCTGGCTTGCCAATCACTGTGTTAGACTTCAGAAACCGCTCAAAGCAGGAGAATTTGTGATGCTTGGAAGCGTAGTTCAAACAGTATTCATAGAGAAACCAGCAAGAATTAAAATTGGTTTTGAACAGCTTGGAGAGGTTTCTGTAGATTTTGTGCCATGAGATGAGGTCAATCAACCTACATTACTAGCAATGCCACTCTTTGAAAACTGTTTTGGTTTTAAGAAAAACTCTTACCGCATTTAAATTAAGAGTCTTAACTCTAATTTGCTGACAAAATTTATCTCTCTTCAATTACCTCGCCTGAGAATATTACCAGGAATTTTGGAGATTATTCCTTATAGAACTAAGCCAAAACATCACTATATTAATATATGAAATTTTAATAGAAGAAATTAGTTTAAAAAAAGCATTGATCTACCTGAGACCCTGCAATTAGTAAAAGAGTGGAACAAATTGAATTGTTGAGTTTCTAATTGTTGCCAAAAATACCGATTACTCAAAACTCCAGCATCTGAATAAGAAAATTAAAATATATCAGAGATTCCCATATGGATGATGATGAAAAGCGATTTCCCAATCCAGCATATTTCTGAAATGCTGCGCGCATACTTCTTGGAGATCTAAAGGGGCTTTTGCACCCAACTCATTTACACGATTTGTCAACCAGCTTACTTGTTTACGGAAGTCAGGTGTAAGGTGCAACTCAACCCACTCTTTAGCTGGACCTATCATATGACCATCCCTAGCACGCTCACACCAAGTCAGGTACATCCACTCCGCAGCTAACATGGTAGTAAGTATTTCTAAGAGTGATCCCGTCTGTGCAATTTTGATCGCCCCATCTCTCAACAGCCTAGCTTTACCATCAAGTTTAAATTCACTCAGCTCCTTTTCCTTCACACCCATTGACGTGAATGTCTTCTGGAAATAATCATCCTGTTCATTTCCTAAAGCAGATAGAATGGATATAAGACGATTTTGATCGTCGATTGCCATAGCTTTGGCAAGTGCATAAGCAAAAATCGTTATTGCTGAACGCACAAAATTGTGTTCGAGTTGCAAATACTTCTTGAAGACATCTTCTGGAATAGTGTTTTTTTCTACATCTATTGTAAATCTGTGATAAACCATTTTTTCCCAAGATGTTGAGCTCCGGTTTCTCAACCATTCCACAAAGTTCCCTTCCGTATTCTCTAAACAAAACTTTGAAAATTCATTATCTGATGCAGACATTTTCTTTCATTTGCAACTAAAAGCTTGTT comes from the SAR324 cluster bacterium genome and includes:
- a CDS encoding TenA family protein; this translates as MSASDNEFSKFCLENTEGNFVEWLRNRSSTSWEKMVYHRFTIDVEKNTIPEDVFKKYLQLEHNFVRSAITIFAYALAKAMAIDDQNRLISILSALGNEQDDYFQKTFTSMGVKEKELSEFKLDGKARLLRDGAIKIAQTGSLLEILTTMLAAEWMYLTWCERARDGHMIGPAKEWVELHLTPDFRKQVSWLTNRVNELGAKAPLDLQEVCAQHFRNMLDWEIAFHHHPYGNL